In a genomic window of [Empedobacter] haloabium:
- a CDS encoding YciI-like protein has product MHHLLSYELADDYLQRREQYRAEHLKLAWDAVERGELLLAGAAGDPIDMALLIFTTADPAIVEAFALADPYVQHGLVKRWTVRKWHTVVGEQAANPVR; this is encoded by the coding sequence ATGCATCACCTGCTGTCCTATGAACTGGCCGACGATTACCTGCAGCGCCGCGAGCAGTACCGCGCGGAGCACCTGAAACTGGCGTGGGACGCCGTCGAGCGCGGCGAGCTGCTGCTGGCCGGCGCGGCCGGCGATCCCATCGACATGGCGCTGCTCATCTTCACGACGGCCGATCCGGCCATCGTCGAGGCCTTCGCGCTGGCCGATCCCTATGTGCAGCACGGCCTCGTCAAGCGCTGGACGGTGCGCAAGTGGCATACCGTGGTGGGCGAGCAGGCCGCCAATCCGGTGCGCTGA
- the serS gene encoding serine--tRNA ligase: protein MIDIQLLRKDIDTVAARLATRKFQLDVAAFNALESERKAIQTRTEELQGKRNSLSKQIGMLKGKGEDTTAVMAEVAGLGDELKANETALSAVQEKMSAFMQAVPNLPHESVPAGTDESGNVEVRKVGTPRAFEFEVKDHVDVGTPLGLDFDTATKLTGSRFAVMKGGIARLHRALAQFMLDTHTDKHGYTECYTPYMVNADSLLGTGQLPKFEADLFSVKKGGAEGEGENFYLIPTSEVTLTNTVRDEIVALDALPLKMTAHTPCFRSEAGSYGRDTRGMIRQHQFDKVELVQVVHPEKSYEALEEMVGHAETILQQLGLPYRVMSLCTGDMGFGAAKTYDLEVWLPAQNTYREISSLSNCEAFQARRMQARFRNAQGKPELVHTLNGSGLAVGRTLVAILENYQQADGSVAIPAVLQPYMGGLTQLKA from the coding sequence ATGATAGACATCCAACTGCTCCGCAAAGATATCGACACCGTCGCCGCCCGGCTGGCGACGCGCAAGTTCCAGCTCGACGTGGCCGCCTTCAACGCACTGGAATCGGAGCGCAAGGCGATCCAGACGCGCACCGAGGAACTGCAGGGCAAGCGCAATTCGCTGTCCAAGCAGATCGGCATGCTCAAGGGCAAAGGGGAAGACACGACGGCCGTGATGGCGGAAGTGGCGGGCCTGGGCGACGAGCTGAAAGCCAACGAGACCGCACTGTCGGCCGTGCAGGAAAAGATGAGCGCCTTCATGCAGGCGGTGCCGAACCTGCCGCACGAGTCGGTGCCGGCAGGGACGGACGAAAGCGGCAACGTCGAGGTGCGCAAGGTCGGCACGCCGCGCGCGTTCGAGTTCGAGGTGAAGGACCACGTCGACGTCGGCACCCCGCTGGGGCTGGACTTCGACACGGCGACCAAGCTGACGGGCTCGCGCTTCGCCGTCATGAAGGGCGGCATCGCCCGCCTGCACCGCGCGCTGGCGCAGTTCATGCTCGACACGCACACCGACAAGCATGGCTACACGGAGTGCTACACGCCGTACATGGTCAACGCCGACTCGCTGCTGGGCACCGGCCAGCTGCCCAAGTTCGAAGCGGACCTGTTCTCGGTGAAGAAGGGCGGCGCCGAAGGCGAGGGCGAGAACTTCTACCTGATTCCGACGTCGGAAGTAACGCTGACGAACACGGTGCGCGACGAGATCGTGGCCCTGGACGCGCTGCCGCTGAAGATGACGGCGCACACGCCATGCTTCCGTTCGGAAGCGGGCAGCTACGGCCGCGACACGCGCGGCATGATCCGCCAGCACCAGTTCGACAAGGTCGAGCTGGTCCAGGTGGTCCATCCGGAGAAGTCGTACGAAGCACTGGAGGAAATGGTCGGCCACGCCGAGACGATCCTGCAGCAACTGGGCCTGCCGTATCGGGTGATGTCGCTGTGCACGGGCGACATGGGCTTCGGCGCGGCCAAGACCTACGACCTGGAAGTGTGGCTGCCGGCGCAGAACACCTACCGCGAGATTTCGTCGCTGTCGAACTGCGAAGCGTTCCAGGCGCGCCGCATGCAGGCACGTTTCCGCAATGCGCAAGGCAAGCCGGAACTGGTGCACACGCTGAACGGCTCCGGCCTGGCGGTGGGGCGCACCCTGGTGGCGATTCTGGAGAACTACCAGCAGGCCGACGGCAGCGTGGCGATCCCGGCGGTACTGCAGCCGTACATGGGCGGCCTGACGCAGTTGAAGGCGTAA